A stretch of DNA from Microlunatus capsulatus:
GGCAGTCTGCGGGCGAAACGCCTCCGCGGGCCCGCCTGCGCCGGTACGGTTCGGCCGTGCTGATCGCGATGGCGGGCCTGCCGGGGGCGGGCAAGAGCACGGTGGCCGACGCGCTCGGCCGCCGGACGGGCTGGCCCGTGCTGTCCGTCGACCCGGTCGAGGCGGCCCTGCTGGGCGCCGGCGTCACCTCCGACCAGCCCACCGGCCTGGCGGCCTACCTCGCCGTCGGCGCGCTGGCCGAGCACCTGCTCCGGCTGGGCCAGACCGTGGTGGTCGACGCGGTCAACGCCGCCCCGGAGGCCCGGGCGCAGTGGGAGGACCTCGCACGGCGGACCCGGACGCCGCTCTGCTTCGTCGAGGTCGTCTGCTCCGACGTCGACCTGCACCGGCAGCGGCTGACCGACCGCCGGCGCGACCTGGGTGACCTGCCCGAGCCCCGGTGGGACAGCCTGGACCAGCGGCGCGAGCAGCTGGCCGGCTGGTCGGGGCCTCGGCTGGTGCTCGACAGCGCCGGCGCCGTCGAGGAGCTCGTGGACGCCCTGGTCACCGAGCTCACCGGGACCGGCTGAGCCTCAGCCCTGCCGGGCGAGGCTCTCGCGCAGCAGCCGGCCGTAGGCGGCCTGCTCGCCCTCGGCGTAGCGCACCCGCGGCCAGAAGAAGCCCCGCAGGCCGTCGCCCTTGGTCCGCGGCACGACGTGCACGTGCAGGTGGGGGACGGACTGGCTGACGACGTTGTTGTTGGCCACGAAGGTGCCCTGGGCCCCCAGCGCGTCCCCGAGCGCGCGGGCCACCCGCTGGGCCACGCCCAGCAGCGGCACCATCAGCGTCGGGGGCAGCTCCAGCAGGGTGTCGACGTGCTCCACCGGGCAGACGAGCACGTGGCCCTTGAAGACCGGGTGGTGGTCCAGGAAGGCGACGACGTCGTCGTCGCGGTGCACCACCTCCGCCTCGATCTCGCCGCGGACGACCTGGCAGACGACGTCGCTCACGGCCCGAGACTAGCCGTGGACGCCGACGGCCCGGGTGGCCTAGGATCGAACACATGTTCGAATACGAGGACGCGTGACCGCCTTCCGCCCCCCGGGCTGGCCCGACAGCGTCCGGCCGCCGGGCGCGGAGGGCTGGGAGGAGGGCGCCGTCGCCTTCCTCTTCGACTGCTGCCCGGCCGACTTCCGGGCCTACCCCGTGCTGCGCCGGCACCCCCTGGTGCTGGCCCGCTTCGCCGCGCACTTCGTCGAGGGCCAGGTCCGGTCCTCGACGGAGGGGCTGGCGCAGATCCGGTCCGACCTGCAGGGCCAGGTGCCGGCCCCGGTCGTGGAGCAGGCCGCCCAGGCCTGGCTCGAGCAGGCCGCCCGGCTGGTCCGCACCAAGCGGGCGGTCGGGCTCCTCGACGACGCCCTGCACGGCCAGGTGCCGCACGCCCGGCTGTGACCACCCGGCGGGGCGACCCGGCTCACACCCCGCGGGCCCGCGCGCAGCCGGTCCGGGAGGGGGCGACGACGTAAACTCGGCCGCATGTCACCCGCGTCCGGACTGCTGAGCACCCTTCACAGCCCCCAGGACCTGCGGGCCCTCGCGCCGGAGCAGCTGGACGCCCTGAGCGCCGAGATCCGCCGGTTCCTGGTCGAGAACGTCAGCCAGACCGGTGGCCACCTCGGGCCCAACCTCGGCGTGGTCGAGCTGACCATCGCCCTGCACCGGGTCTTCGAGTCTCCGCGCGACCCGGTCGTCTACGACACCGGCCACCAGAGCTACGTGCACAAGATCCTCACCGGCCGCCAGGAGCTGTTCCCGACGCTGCGCCAGCGGCACGGCCTCTCGGGCTACCCCAGCCGGGCCGAGTCCGAGCATGACTGGGTCGAGAACAGCCACGCCTCGACGGCGCTGTCCTACGCCGAGGGCCTGGCCAAGGCCAAGCGCCTGCAGGGGCTGCCCGGCACCGTCGTCGCCTTCGTCGGCGACGGCTCGCTGACCGGCGGGATGGCCTGGGAGGCGCTGAACAACATCGCCGCCTCCGACGACCTGCCGCTCGTGGTGCTGGTGAACGACAACGGCCGCTCCTACACCCCGACGGTCGGCGGGCTGGCCAAGCACCTGGCCGCGCTGCGCACCAACCCCCGCTACGAGCAGGTGCTCGACCTCGTCAAGCGCAACGTCAGCCGGGCGCCGCTGGTCGGCTCGGCGGCCTACGACATCCTGCACGGCATCAAGAGCGGGCTGAAGGACGTGCTGGCGCCGCAGGGGATGTTCTCCGACCTCGGCCTCAAGTACGTCGGCCCCATCGACGGCCACGACACCGCGGCGGTCGAGAAGGCCCTGCAGCACGCCCGGCAGTACGGCGGCCCGGTCCTGGTCCACGCGCTCACGCACAAGGGCCGCGGCTACGCGGCCGCGGAGATGCACGAGGAGGACCACTTCCACGCCGTCGGCAAGATCAACGCCACCACCGGCGAGGCCCTGGTCGCCGCGACCGGGCAGACCTGGACCGACATCTTCTCCACCGAGCTGGTCGAGCTGGGCCGGCAGCACGAGAACCTCGTCGCCATCACCGCGGCCATGACCTATCCGACGGGCCTGCACCGGTTCGAGGCGGCGTTCCCCGAGCGGACCTTCGACGTCGGCATCGCCGAGCAGCACGCCGTCACCTCCGCCGCCGGGATGGCGATGGGCGGCCTGCACCCCGTCGTCGCGCTCTACGCCACGTTCCTCAACCGCGCCTTCGACCAGGTGCTGCTGGACGTCGCCCTGCACCGCTGCGGGGTCACGTTCGTGCTGGACCGGGCCGGCGTCACCGGCAACGACGGCGCCAGCCACAACGGCATGTGGGACATGTCCCTGCTGCAGCTGGTGCCCGGCCTGCACCTGGCCGCCCCGCGCGACGCCACCCGGCTCCGCGAGGCGCTGGCCGTGGCCGTCGGGATCGACGACGCGCCCAGCGTCGTCCGCTACTCCAAGGACGCCGTGCCGGCCGACGTCGACGCCGTCGAGACCCTGGACGGGGTCGACGTGCTGGTCCGGACCGAGCAGCCGCGGGTGCTCGTCGTCGGCATCGGCCAGATGGTCGGCACCGCGGTGGCCGTCGGCCAGCGGCTCTCCGACCAGGGCATCGGCGTCACCGTCGTCGACCCGGTCTGGGTGCTGCCCGTGAACCCCGCGCTCGTCACCCTGGCCGCCCAGCACGAGCTGGTCGTCACCGTGGAGGACAACGGCGTCGTCGGCGGCTGCGGCGCCCGGCTGGCCCAGGCCCTGCGCGCCGCCGACGTGGCCACCCCGCTGCGCGAGTTCGGCATCGCCCAGGAGTTCCTCGAGCACGGCAGCCGCGCCGAGCTGCTGGAGGAGCTGGGGCTGACGCCGCAGGCCATCGCCCGGTACGCGGTCGAGGCCGTGCTCAGCCACGAGCCGCAGCCCAGCAACGCCGTCGGCGACATCGCCAACGCCCCGCGGGAGTGATCACCCTCCCGGCCTGGGCCGAGCCGGAGCCGCTGCTGGGTGCGGGGGCCCCGCTGCCGGGCCGGGCGGTCCTCGACCAGGCCTGGACCGACCTGACCTTCCTGCACTGGCGCGTCGACCCGGCGCGGGTCGCGCCGCTGCTGCCGGCCGGCACCCGCCCCGACCTGCACGACGGCGCCACCTGGGTGGGGCTGATCCCGTTCCGGATGCGCGGCGCCGGCTTCGGCACCGGCCACCCGCTGCCGTGGCTGGGCACCTTCGCCGAGACCAACGTGCGCTTCTACGCCGTCGACGCCCGCGGGCGTCGCGGCGTCGTCTTCGGCTCCCTCGAGTGCGAGCGGCTCGCCTTCGTGCTGGGCTCGCGGGTGGCGCTGAACCTGCCCTACACCTGGTCCCGGATGCGCGTGCGCCAGCGGACCGACGTGCTGACCTACACCAGCCGGCGGCGCTGGCCGGGTCCGCGCGGGGCGGCCAGCCGCGTCGTCGTCCGGGTCGGCTCGGAGGTCGTCCGCGACGACCCGCTGGCCGACTTCCTCACCGCGCGCTGGGCCCTGCACACCCGGGCCTGGGGCGCCACCCGCTACCTGCCCAACACCCATCCGCGCTGGCCGCTGCAGCGGGCGGAGCTGCTGGAGCTCGACGACGACCTGCTGGCCGCCGCCGGGCTGCCGGGGCTGGCGTCGACCCCACCCGACTCGGTGATGTTCTCCCGCGGTGTCCGCACCCAGTTCGGCCTCCCGCTGCCCTGAGCGCCCCGGTCTACGCTGAGCGCGTGCCGACCCTCTCCGACTTCACCGCCCGCTCCCTCGCCGGGACCGAGGTGCCCCTCGCCGACTACACCGGCCGCCTGGTGCTCGTGGTCAACACGGCCTCGAAGTGCGGGCTCACGCCGCAGTACGCCGGCCTGGAGGAGCTGTGGTCGCGCTACGGCGCGGACGGCCTGGTGGTGCTGGGCTTCCCGTGCGACCAGTTCGGCCACCAGGAGCCCGGCGACGAGGCCGAGATCGCCGAGTTCTGCGAGCTCAACTACGGCGTGACCTTCCCGCTGTTCAGCAAGGTCGAGGTCAACGGCGACGACGCCCACCCGCTGTTCCGGTGGCTGCGCGCCGAGCGGCCGGCCGCGTCGGGCGAGGCCATCGAGTGGAACTTCACGAAGTTCCTCCTCGACCGCGACGGCCGTCCCGTGCGCCGCTACGACCCGGGCACCACCCCGGCCGAGATCGCCGGCGACCTCGAGGCCGCCCTCGCCGCCTGACCCCCGCTCCCCGGAGCTCGTCGAAGGGCCGGGGACCTCCGCTCCCTGAGCCTGTCGAAGGGCCGGGGGACCTCCGCTCCCTGAGCCAGTCGAAGGGCCCGGGCGACCGCCGCTCCCTGAGCCTGTCGAAGGGCCTTCGACAGGCTCAGGCAGCTGGAGGCGGCTCAGGCGGCGGGGCCTCCGACGAGCTCAGGCAGCGGGGACCGCCGGGGCCTCGGCCACCGAGGCGACGCCGGGCGGCAGGAACCGCCGGCCGAGGACCCGTTCGGAGACGCCCTCGCGGTCCAGGTAGGGCGTGATGCCGCCCAGGTGGAAGGGCCAGCCGGCCCCCAGCACCAGGCAGAGGTCGACGTCCATCGGCGCGGCGACGACGCCCTCGGCCAGCATCAGCCCGATCTCCTGCGCCAGGGCGTCCTGCGCGCGGCGCAGCACCTCCTCGCGGCTGCTGGGCGCGTCGCCCAGCGTGAGCAGCGCGGCCGTCTCGTCGCTGACGTAGGGCCTCCCCTCGGCCGTCCAGTCGTAGACGCCCGGCCGTCCCGCCTCGACCAGGGCCCGCAGGTTGGGCGACACCGGGAACCGGTCGCCGAAGGCCGCGTGCAGGGACTCCCCGACGTGCAGGGCGATGGCCGGTCCGACCAGCTGCAGCAGGGCCATCGGCGACATGGGCAGCCCGAGCGGGCGCAGCGCGCGGTCGGCCTCGGTGACGGGGGTGCCCTCGTCGACGGCCTGGAACAGCACGCTGGTCAGCCGGGTGAGCAGCCGGTTGACGACGAAGGCGGGCGCGTCGGCCACCAGCACGGCGTTTTTGCGCAGGTCCTTGGCCACCCGCAGCGCCGTCGCCACGGTCGCGTCGTCGGTCCGCTCGGCCCGCACGACCTCGAGCAGCGGCAGCACGGCGACCGGGTTGAAGAAGTGGAACCCAACCACGCGCTCCGGGTGCTCCAGCTCAGCCGCCATCGCCCCGACCGACAGCGAGGAGGTGTTGGTGGCCAGCACGCAGGTCGGGGCGACGTGGCGCTCCAGCCGGCCGAAGACCTCCTGCTTGGTCGCCAGGTCCTCGAACACGGCCTCGACGACCAGGTCGCAGTCGGCGTAGTCGGCGAGGTCGGTCGTCCCGGACAGCAGCGCGCGCAGCCGGTTGGCGCCGTCGGGGGAGAGCCGGCGCTTCGCCTGCAGGGTGTCGATCTCCCCGCGGATCCGCTCCAGGCCCCGCTCGACGCGGCCGGCGTCGAGGTCGGAGATGACCACGGGCACCTGCAGCCGGCGCAGGAACAGCAGCGCGAGCTGGCTGGCCATCAGGCCGGCGCCGACGACGCCGACCTTGCCGACCGGCCGGGCGAGCGCCGCGTCGGGGGCCCCGGCGGGCTTGCGCGCCCGCTTCTGCACGAGGTCGAAGGCGTAGAGGCCGGCGCGCAGCTCCGGGCTCATCAGCAGGTCGGCCAGGGCCTCGTCCTCGGCCGCGAAGGCGGCCGAGCGCTCGGCCGTCCGGGCCGCGGCGATCAGCTCCAGCGCCCGGTAGGGCCCGGGCGCGGCGCCGGCGACCTTGGCGTCGGCGACGGCACGGCCGCGGGCGACGGCGGCGTCCCAGGCCTCGCCGCGGTCGACCTCCGGCCGCTCGACGGCGACCGTCCCGGCCAGCACGCGGCCGGCCCAGTCGAGCGAGCGCTCGAGGAAGTCGGCGCCCTCGAACAGCACGTCGGCGATGCCCAGCTCGGCCGCCTGCACGCCCGTGAGCATCTTGTTCTGGTTCAGCGCGTTCTCGACGACCACCTGGACGGCGCGCTCGGCGCCGACGAGGTTCGGCAGCAGGTAGGCCCCGCCCCAGCCGGGGAACATGCCGAGGAAGCACTCCGGCAGCCCGATGCCGGCCGCGGACGCCGAGACGCTGCGGAAGTCGCAGTGCAGGGCCAGCTCCAGCCCGCCGCCGAGGGCCAGGCCGTTGACGAAGGCGAAGGTCGGCTTGGGCGCGCGGTGCAGCTGGTCGAAGACCGCGTGCCCGATCCGGGCGATGGCCAGGGCCTGCTCGCGCCGGGTGAGGGCGGGCAGGGCGCTGAGGTCGGCGCCGGCGGCCAGGATGAAGGGCTTGCCGGTGACGGCGATGGCCGCGACGTCCTCGCGGGCGGCGGCGGCCTCGACCGCGGCTGACAGCTCGGCCAGCCCGCGCGGGCCGAAGGTGTTCGGCCGGGTGTGGTCCTGGCCGTTGTCCAGGGTGATCAGCACCAGGGTCCGGCCGTCGTGGGGGAGCACGACGTCGCGGCTCAGCGCGCGGGTGACCACCTCCCGCGGGGTGACGGCCGAGGCCTCCTCGACCAGCCGCTGCAGCTCGCTCGCCTCCATCACGCCTCCCCACCCACGAAGTGCGGGTTCTCCCACAGGACGGTGCCACCCATGCCGAGCCCGATGCACATGGTCGTGAGGCCGTAGCGGACCTCCGGGCGCTCCCGGAACTGCCGGGCCAGGTGGATCATCAGCCGGACGCCGGAGCTGGCCAGCGGGTGACCCAGCGCGATGGCGCCGCCGTAGGGGTTGACGCGCGGGTCCTCGGCGTCGAGGCCGAAGTGGTCGAGGAAGGCCAGCACCTGGACGGCGAAGGCCTCGTTGATCTCGAAGGCCCCGATGTCGTCGATGGTCAGGCCGGCCCGGGCCAGGGCCTTCTCGGTGGCGGGGATGGGCCCGACGCCCATCACCTCGGGGTCGACGCCGGCGAAGGCGAAGCCGACCAGCCGCATGGCCACCGGGAGGCCGAGCTCGGTCGCGACGTCCTCGGCGGCCAGCAGCGCGGCCGTGGCGCCGTCGTTGAGGCCGGCGGCGTTCCCCGCGGTCACCCGGCCGTGCGGGCGGAACGGGGTGCGGAGGCGGGCGAGCCCGCCGGCGGTGGTGCCGGGGCGCGGCGGCTCGTCCGCGGTGGCGAGGCCCCAGCCCTCCGTGGCGCTGCGGGTGGCCACCGGCACCAGGGACTCCTGGATCACGCCGTCGGCGTAGGCCTGCGCGACGCGCTGCTGGCTGAGCACCGCGAAGGCGTCGGCCCGCTCGCGGGTGATGGCGGGGTAGCGGTCGTGCAGGTTCTCCGCCGTCGAGCCCATCACCAGGGCGGACTGGTCGACGAGCTTCTCGGCGACGATCCGCGGGTTCGGGTCGATGCCCTGACCCATCGGGTGGTGGCCCATGTGCTCCACGCCCCCGGCCACGACGACGTCGTAGGCGCCGAAGGCGATCCCGGACGCGGTGGTGGTGACCGCCGTCATGGCGCCGGCGCACATCCGGTCGATCGCGAACCCGGGCACCGACTTCGGGAGGCCGGCCAGCAGCGCGGCCGTCCGCCCGATCGTCAGGCCCTGGTCGCCGGTCTGGGTGGTGGCGGCGACGGCCACCTCGTCCACCCGCTCCGGCGGCAGCTCGGGGTGGCGGCGCATCAGCTCGCGGATGCAGTTGACGACGAGGTCGTCGGCGCGGGTCTCCGCGTAGAGCGACCCGGCCTTTCCGAACGGGGTGCGGACGCCGTCGACGAAGACGACCTCTCGGGATGCAGACGCCATCCCCACAGATTACCCGCGGGTAACTTAGCCGCCGGCCACCGGGCCGGGCGGGTCGCTCAGCCGGCCGCGGGCTCGGGCGGCAGCAGCAGCGGGGTGATCAGCGGCACCGTCAGCTCGCGCTGCCAGGCCCGGGCCCCCGACGCGGCGAGGGCCGCGTCGACGGACTCCTCGGTGACCGGCTGCGGCGGCCGCCAGGCCAGCCGGCGGACGTGGTCAGGGGTGAGCAGGTTCTCCACCGGGAGGTCGAGCTCGGCCGCCTTGGTGCTGAGCGCCTCGCGGACCGCGGTGAGCCGGGCGGCGGCCTCGGGGTCGCGCGCGGCCCACAACCGGGGCTGCGGCGGGCCGTCGTTGGGGATGTGCAGGGGCGGCAGCCCCGTCTCCCCGCGGGACCCGACGGTCTCCAGCGCCTCGACCCACGTCGACTCGTAGCGCTTGGCCTGGCGCCGGCTGAAGGCCGGGATCTGCCGCATCGAGGCCCGGCCGGGGGTGGGCGCTGCCGCGATCTCGCTGATCGCCGCGTCGGGGAGGATCTTGCCCGGCGCCCGGTCGAGCCGCTGGGCGATGTCGTCGCGGGCGTACCAGAGCTCGGCGACGTAGCCGAGGCCCCGGCGCGTCCGCACCTTGTGGATGCCGGAGGTCCGGCGCCACGGGTCCGTCCGCTTCTCGGGGGCGGTGCCCGCGCCGGCGACGAGGGCCGCGAACTCCTGGCGGGCCCACGCGTCCTTGCCCGTGCGGACCAGCTCGTCGGCCAGCTTGTCGCGCAGCTCGACCAGCAGCTCGACGTCGAGCGCGGCGTAGGTGAGCCACTCCGGCGGCAGCGGGCGCGTCGACCAGTCCGAGGCCGAGTGCTCCTTGAGCAGCCGGACGCCGAAGAACTCCTCGATCATCGTGCCCAGGGCGACCCGGGGGTAGCCCAGCAGCCGCGCGGCCAGCTCGGTGTCGAACAGGGTCCGGGGCACGAGGCCGACCTCGAACAGGCAGGGCAGGTCCTGGCTGGCGGCGTGCACGACCCACTCGGCGTCGGCCAGCGCGTCGCCCAGCGCCGACAGGTCCGCCGGGGTGCCGAAGGCGATGGGGTCGACGAGGTGGGTGCCGGCGCCGGCCCGGCGGAGCTGGATGAGGTAGGCCCGCTGGCTGTAGCGGAAGCCGTGCGCGCGCTCGGCGTCGACGGCGAGCGGCCCGGTGCCCGCGACCAGGGCCGCGATCGTCGCCTCGAGCGCCTCCGGGGTGCTGACGACCTCCGGCACGCCGTCGGCGGGCTCGGTCAGCAGGGGCACCTCGGGCTCGGGGACCGCCTCGACGGGTGGCTCGGCGGTGCCGTCCGGGGAGGTCGGGAACGGCTCGGTCGCGGGGCGGGGGTCTGGCGGGGTCAACGTCTCCGTGGGCTTCGGCTCGGGGGTGTGCGGCGGGAGGGCATGGGCACCACCCCGGCCGGGAGCGGGGGGAGCCCCGCCGTCGTACACAGTAGCTCCGACCAGGCGGCCAGGTGCGGGGCGAGGCCCACGCCGTCGACCAGCTGCGGGGTCCAGGACGCCCGCACCTCGATCTCGGCCCGCGGCGGCTCCTCGGCCATCCCGCCGAAGGACTCGCTGGCCACCGACGTGACCGTGCCGCTGGGGGCGCCGAAGTCGGCGCCGTGGGCGGCGAGGGCGTCGAGCAGCCAGGACCAGCCCACCTGGGCCAGCAGCGGGTCGGTCACCATCTCGGGGTCGACGTCGGCGCGGGCGAAGGTGACGCAGCGGAAGGTGCCCTCCCAGGCGGCGTTGCCGGCCGGGTCGTGCAGCAGGACCAGCCGGCCGCTGCCGACCTCGTCGCCGGCCACCAGCACGTCGGCGGTGACCGCGGCGGAGAAGGGGGCGATGCGCTGCGGGGCCGGCATCTCGTCGACCTCGAGCTCGGGGCGCCAGGGCGCGGACATCAGGTCCTGCACGGCCCGCCGGAAGGCGTCCGGGGCAGGAGCCGCGTCGCTTCTGGCTACCACGCGAGGAGCGTATGCCGCGCTGACCAGCCCCCTCCGTCCGACGCGCCGGTTTCCGCGCCCGTGAAACGATGGGGCCGTGTCCACCCCTGCCGCACCGCCCGCGCCGAGCCCCTCCGACTCGGCCCTCGTCCACGCGTGCCGGCGGGACCAGCTGGAGGACCGGGTGCCGGTGTGGTTCATGCGGCAGGCCGGCCGCTCGCTGCCCGAGTACAAGCGCGTCCGCGAGGGCATCCCCATGCTGGAGAGCTGCATGCGCCCCGAGCTGGTGGCCGAGATCACCCTGCAGCCGGTGCGCCGCTACGGCGTCGACGCGGCCATCTTCTACTCCGACATCATGGTGCCGCTCAAGGCCGTCGGGGTCGACCTCGACATCGTCCCCGGCCGCGGCCCCGTGATGGGCAGCCCGGTGCGCGACGAGGCCGACCTGGCGGCGCTGCGCCCCCTGCAGCCCGACGACGTCGGCTACGTGACCGAGGCGGTCCGGCTGCTGGTGGCCGAGCTGGGCGGCACGCCGCTGATCGGCTTCGCCGGCGCTCCCTTCACCCTGGCCAGCTACCTCGTCGAGGGCGGCCCCAGCAAGGACTACGCGAAGACCAAGGCCATGATGGTCGGCCGTCCGGACCTGTGGGACCGGCTCTGCACCGCCCTGGCCGACATCGCCGGTGCCTTCCTCGAGGTCCAGGTCGACGCCGGCGCCAGCGCCGTCCAGCTGTTCGACTCCTGGGCCGGCAGCCTGTCCGCGGCCGACTACGCCCGCTACGCCCAGCCCTACTCCGCCCGCGTCCTCCAGCGGGTGGCCGACCGCGGCGTGCCCCGGATCCACTTCGGCGTCGGCACCGGCGAGCTCCTCGGCCTGATGGGCGCCGCCGGGGCCGACGTCGTCGGCGTCGACTGGCGGGTGCCGCTGGCCGAGGCCAGCCGTCGGGTCGGACCGGCCTACGCCGTCCAGGGCAACCTCGACCCCGCGCTGCTGGGCGCCCCGTGGCCGGTGCTGGCCGAGCGGGTCCGCGACGTCGTCCGCTCCGGCGCCGAGGCGCCGGGCCACGTCTTCAACCTGGGCCACGGCGTCCCGCCGGACACCGACCCCGGGGTGCTCGGCCGCGTCGTCGAGCTGGTGCAGAGCGAGGGGCCGCAGCTGCGGGCCTCGGTGCGGGAGCGGGCCGGCCTGGTGGCGGCCGGGCGCCCGTGACCTCGGTCGCCGTCGTCGGCGGCGGGGTCACCGGGCTGGCCGCCGCGCGCCGGCTGCTGCTGGCGGGGGCGTCGGTCACCGTGCTGGAGCAGGGCCCGCGCTGGGGCGGCAAGCTGGACCGGACCGTCGTCGACGACCTGGCCCTGGACACCGGCGCGGAGTCGGTGCTGGCCCGCCGCCCCGAGGCCGTCGCCCTGATCGACGCGCTCGGGCTGGCGGGCGAGCGGGTGCACCCGACGGCCGCGAAGCCGCAGCTGCTGGTGGGCGGCCGGCTGCACGCCATGCCGCCGTCGCTGCAGGGCGTGCCGACCGACGTGGACGCGCTCGCCGACCTGCTCGACGCCGACGCCCTGGCCCTCGCCCGCACCGAGCCGGACCGGCCGGCCCGGCCGCTCACCGGCGACGTCGCCGTCGGGCGCTACGTCGAGGAGCGCTTCGGGTCCCAGGTGACCGACCGGCTGCTGGAGCCGCTGCTGGGCGGGGTGTACGCCGGGCGCTCGCGCGACCTGTCCTTCGCCGCCGTGATGCCCGCCCTCTTCGCCCGGGCGCGGACCGGTGGCTCGCTGCTGGAGCACGCCCGGGCCTCGCTGCCGGTGCGCACCGGGGCGCCCGTCTTCGCCGGCCTGGTGGGCGGGGTGAGCGGCCTGGTCCGCGCCCTGCTGGACGACCTGCGCGACCGCGGTGCCGAGCTTCGCCCGGCGACGGCCGTGCGGGGGCTCGCCCGGACCGGCGCCGGCTGGCGGCTGGACCTCGGCCCCGAGGCCCTCGACGTCGACGCCGTCCTGCTCGCCACCCCCGCTGGTCCCGCCGGTCGGCTGACGGAGGAGCTGCTGCCGTCCGCGCCGGCGCTGGCGGCCATCCCCTACGCCTCGGTCGCCGTCGTCACGCTCGTCGTGCGCGGGCTGGGCAGCGACCGCTCCGGCCTGCTCATCCCGCCCGGGGAGATGCCGACGGTCAAGGCGCTGACCCACTCCTCGGTCAAGTGGGCGTGGGTCCGCGAGCAGGCCGAGCGCACCTGGGGGCCGGGCGTCGACGTCGTCCGGGCCAGCGTCGGGCGGGCCGGCGAGGCCGCCGTGCTCCAGCTGCCCGACGAGGACCTGCTGGACCGCACCGTCGCCGAGGTCGCGACGCTGCCCGGCTGGGAGGGCGTGCAGGTCCTGCACCGCCGGCTGACCCGCTGGGGCGGCGCGCTGCCGCAGTACCGCATCGGCCACCGCGACCTGGTCGCCGACCTGCGCGCCGAGCTCGCCGGGACCCCCGGGCTCGCCCTGGCCGGCGCCGCGCTGGACGGGGTGGGCATCGCCGCCTGCCTGGCGTCCGCCGACCTGGCCGCCACCTCGATCCTCGACGACCTCGACCGGGGTGCACGCCCCCACGACCTCAGCCCAGCAGCACGACGACAGGAGAGCCAGCGATGAAGGCGCGCGAGATCAACGACACCATCCGGTACACGATGTGGTCGGTGTTCCGCCGGACCAGCACCCCGGAC
This window harbors:
- the hemG gene encoding protoporphyrinogen oxidase, which codes for MTSVAVVGGGVTGLAAARRLLLAGASVTVLEQGPRWGGKLDRTVVDDLALDTGAESVLARRPEAVALIDALGLAGERVHPTAAKPQLLVGGRLHAMPPSLQGVPTDVDALADLLDADALALARTEPDRPARPLTGDVAVGRYVEERFGSQVTDRLLEPLLGGVYAGRSRDLSFAAVMPALFARARTGGSLLEHARASLPVRTGAPVFAGLVGGVSGLVRALLDDLRDRGAELRPATAVRGLARTGAGWRLDLGPEALDVDAVLLATPAGPAGRLTEELLPSAPALAAIPYASVAVVTLVVRGLGSDRSGLLIPPGEMPTVKALTHSSVKWAWVREQAERTWGPGVDVVRASVGRAGEAAVLQLPDEDLLDRTVAEVATLPGWEGVQVLHRRLTRWGGALPQYRIGHRDLVADLRAELAGTPGLALAGAALDGVGIAACLASADLAATSILDDLDRGARPHDLSPAARRQESQR
- a CDS encoding ribonuclease D, with the translated sequence MTPPDPRPATEPFPTSPDGTAEPPVEAVPEPEVPLLTEPADGVPEVVSTPEALEATIAALVAGTGPLAVDAERAHGFRYSQRAYLIQLRRAGAGTHLVDPIAFGTPADLSALGDALADAEWVVHAASQDLPCLFEVGLVPRTLFDTELAARLLGYPRVALGTMIEEFFGVRLLKEHSASDWSTRPLPPEWLTYAALDVELLVELRDKLADELVRTGKDAWARQEFAALVAGAGTAPEKRTDPWRRTSGIHKVRTRRGLGYVAELWYARDDIAQRLDRAPGKILPDAAISEIAAAPTPGRASMRQIPAFSRRQAKRYESTWVEALETVGSRGETGLPPLHIPNDGPPQPRLWAARDPEAAARLTAVREALSTKAAELDLPVENLLTPDHVRRLAWRPPQPVTEESVDAALAASGARAWQRELTVPLITPLLLPPEPAAG
- the hemE gene encoding uroporphyrinogen decarboxylase; amino-acid sequence: MSTPAAPPAPSPSDSALVHACRRDQLEDRVPVWFMRQAGRSLPEYKRVREGIPMLESCMRPELVAEITLQPVRRYGVDAAIFYSDIMVPLKAVGVDLDIVPGRGPVMGSPVRDEADLAALRPLQPDDVGYVTEAVRLLVAELGGTPLIGFAGAPFTLASYLVEGGPSKDYAKTKAMMVGRPDLWDRLCTALADIAGAFLEVQVDAGASAVQLFDSWAGSLSAADYARYAQPYSARVLQRVADRGVPRIHFGVGTGELLGLMGAAGADVVGVDWRVPLAEASRRVGPAYAVQGNLDPALLGAPWPVLAERVRDVVRSGAEAPGHVFNLGHGVPPDTDPGVLGRVVELVQSEGPQLRASVRERAGLVAAGRP
- a CDS encoding DUF3000 domain-containing protein, producing MVARSDAAPAPDAFRRAVQDLMSAPWRPELEVDEMPAPQRIAPFSAAVTADVLVAGDEVGSGRLVLLHDPAGNAAWEGTFRCVTFARADVDPEMVTDPLLAQVGWSWLLDALAAHGADFGAPSGTVTSVASESFGGMAEEPPRAEIEVRASWTPQLVDGVGLAPHLAAWSELLCTTAGLPPLPAGVVPMPSRRTPPSRSPRRR